NNNNNNNNNNNNNNNNNNNNNNNNNNNNNNNNNNNNNNNNNNNNNNNNNNNNNNNNNNNNNNNNNNNNNNNNNNNNNNNNNNNNNNNNNNNNNNaaaaaacataaaaattttttcaaaaaataaatataaaaaaataaaaaaaaaaaacaaaaaaaaactaaaaaaaaaaaaaaaaaaaaaaaaaaaaaaaaaatatacgaaatgattaataaaataaatactattttttatattttacacATTTACTATGTTTTGtgtacattttttttttttttttttatcttttaagCTAGCTAATATGTTCAGgtaaaaattatttattttatttattttattatttatttattttttttttttatttcaagAGTGACATCATTGCTTTTGaaagaattatatttttctttcataaaagtattatgtatatgttctttagtatatatatatatatatatatatatatatatatatttttgtgATATATccaaattattatttatcctggatatatttatataagtatcattattatgttatatttgGTTGTTCTTATTATCACCTGActtgttcatatttttaatattatttttatttacttcatatataaaatttttttttttttttgctaTTTCCCATTAACTGTTATTCTTATTGTTATTGTTAGTGtcatttttatgtttattttcaaattttccacttttattttttttcaaatcAGCATTTATAAATCTAATTAAATGTTTTGTTTTACTTAATTCAATAGAGAGGAATATTGgtatgttttttattttttttaagtatTCCACTAAATAGGGTTTAAAgaaagaatataaaaatttctGTTTTGTATTAGCACATATTTcattacatatataaaagaagGTGTATGTATCTAGaactttatatattacatagaatattttattttcctttaTAAAAGAATGAACTTGTTcaatattatcaatatttaaatgattacttataattttataattctgtatatctatataaaataaatttaaacatatatttgGTTCTTCAAGAAGACGTTTCATATCATGACAAAGTGATGGatcatttaaaataattatattattaacacTTCTTAgttgtatatttaataaataatatctTTGTAAACTATattgattatatatatcaaaagAGTCATTTTTTGGTTCTGTTTTTTCTCTATTTAATAAGGTACaacaatttttataattataatatttattattacaatcatgtatacatttttctagcataacaaaattatttatttcaaataagggtatatcataataattaaaaattatatccagaaatttttgtttaaaactataatataataatttattgATCTTATTAGTTgcattattatatttatatattcctttatcaacaatatgtataaaatcatttttttttactttattttcatctaTATCATCTATTAATATCTTATTCTTTTCTGGTGCCCACAATATTAATATCCAATGATAATATGAGCTATAATTATTAACATTATAAAGTATATAACAAAGTTgatcatttaataaatcttttatattttgtatatcaAAGGAGGGTTCTTCATTTTGTACAGAATAGGCTTTCAGAACGAATTGTACTATACAAcggaaaaaaaaaaaaaaataaaataaaataaaataaaatgtatatatatacaaataggtatatattatataaaagtaatattttcatatgCAACATGTGTGtgtaattatatttctttaatttatcattttattcataaaatGTTACATTCATTATTTAAGGAAAGAACGAGGCATcgtttattatttttctgACTGTTgcataaaaatatttccCTCTGTAAGCATGGGCTTATATGTCTTTTCAtccttttattttgaaaaaaacttaggaaataaataaaataagtaAGTGAATATTttagtaatatatatatgaacgAATAAGGGACACtatcttttatttaatacaattatatatatatatatgtatatatttatcctacattattaaattaaggaaaaaaaaaaaaaaattttcattaCACCATAAAAAGCGTTTAAAActgttcttttttttttttttttttttttttaatatttatgcTCAATTATAATCGTATATAGCGTGATGCACAGTATTTAAATTgtaaatatacatacatatatattatatatataatataatatatatgtatattaaaaCATACTAAAAGACGAAacataaattttttatttttatttttatttttatttttatttttatttttttcaagggataattttaatataatactGCAATGTTCCAGCagaacaaataataaatattgagaaaacaaaaaaagaagaaaattaaaaattttcGAATGGTTGTATTTTTGATGAAAAGGAAGTACCAGATAAACAACAAGAACTCAAgggaaaaatataaaaaaatatttaatttttaaaaataaagacttatatttttattaaccTCTTTTTAAGgataaattaaaatgatttaaagttttctttttttatttttattgaaACATTTTGAACTTTccatataaatatatagataaaattgtaaaagataataatttattatatatatatatatatatgttattattatatgatattataatataatagtactttgatatatatatatatatatatattatacaaattaaatatttctttgTAATATTTCTTTCTAAATActttctatattatttcttccatgaaaaagatacattaaaataaaaaaaaaaataaatatatatttaagtatattttaataaatattataaataaaaattaaatatgtatatatataatatgtatataatttttttggctttaaaatataatagtgttatttatagaaatataattattattacaaagGAACGTTTCtttcatttataatatttctataatatatataataatatatatataataatatatatatgattcaaattaaataatgttggggaaaaaaaaaataagtcgatcattttatatatcctAATTAAAGTTAATATTTCTCTCTTTTTTGATTcattcttcatttttttttttttttttgttttcttttttttctttcaaAAAAGAGGAAGGGTCAATATTTctaaatttattataagaTATTGTATTTATCCCTTTTTTGAagtatttttaaaaaaattccatcatatatataataaaatttatatgtacatatattttttttttttttttttttacaattttgtgctaaatatatatatatatatatatatatatatattaatatgttacaaaaaaaataaagaataagataatcattattattattataatatattaaatgataaatatttatgttataaattactgatatgaaaatattgtaaatatataaatatatataatatatatatttatatttatgcAGTAATATAACCTGTggtatattattttattacaatattataaaatgtcAATGAATAtcttataattattttaaaactgttcttttttttaaaaaaaaaaaaaaaaaaaaagaaaaaaatgagtAGTAGGGAAAAAgatgaaaagaaaaaaaagcaTAAAGATCACAAAAGAAATGTGgataataattacaatGAAAGAATAAGAAGGGAGAAGAAGGAAAAGTTTCGTTCGTCATCATCTTATTCAACAGATTATGCTAATAAAAGAAAGAGGATGAGGACCACGTCTTCATCTTATGATAGTAGTTTAGAAATAAGAAAACATAAgagaaaaaagaaaagaagaaataattCTTATTCTTCATCGAATAGTTATAATAGTAATACAGATAATTATTCGAATTataagaaagaaaaaataaaaaataaaaaagatgtAAAGGATAAAGTTGCaagtaatataaaaaaaaataataataaaaccCACGATGAAAGTATGTCCTCTACTCATTCAAGTAAAGATAAAGTAaaagggaaaaaaaataataaaaaatgttatgAGGAATATAATTCAATTAGTAgtgataaatataataagaagaaaaaaaagaaggaATCGAGTTCATCAGATAATTCAAGTGTGTATAGcatgaaaagaaaaaaaaaggataaaAGAAATGGGTCCTATGAGGGTAAGAATGTGTATATTAGGCGGAGTGTTAGCAGTAGGAGTGTCAGCAGTGATAGCAATAAAAGTTATAGCAATAAAAGTAGTAGCAATAAAAGTAGTAGCAATAAAAGTAGTAGCAATAAAAGTAGTAGCAATAAAAGTAGTAGCAATAAAAGTAGTAGCAATAAAAGTAGTAGCAATATAAGTAGTAGCAATAAAAGTTATAGTCATATAAGTAAGTATGgtaaaaagaaaaaaaaaatatatgatcCATTGAAAGACGACGAAAAAAATGAGGAGACATTAGAAATTAACGAAGATCTAATTGAATATGCAAAACAAAAGATTTCTAATGTTACAATTGAAGATGTAGGAAAAGCTGGAGGTGTTTATATTCCTCCATTTAAATTAGAAAGATTAAAAAATGAGGTTACAAATAAGAAGAGTGTTTTATATCAAAAACAAGAATGgatgaaattaaaaaagaagataaataatatagtaaataaagtaaatatagataatataagTGAAGTATGTTATGAATTATTTGAATGTAATTTAATACGTGGGAAAGGATTATTTAGTCGTGCATTAATACATGCACAATTAAGTTCTCCAGCATTTACAAATGTATTTACATGtttattatgtattataaattCTAAATTTCCTAATATAGGTTTATTAACAATACAAAGgataataattcattttaGAAGAGCATATCAAAGgaatgataaaatattatgttttaataCTGTTAAGTTTATAGCACATATGATAAATCAAAGAATAATACATGAAATAGTAGGCTTACAATTATGTTCAttacttttaaaaaatataacgAATGATTCTGTTCAAGTATGTACTTATTTTTTAGCAGAAGTTGGagaattatatacaaatatttgTCGAAAGGGATTAGATATAATCTTTGATAGACTTAAAGATATTATTCAAGAAGGccaaataaatataaaaactCAATATGATATTGAAAAATTATGGaattatagaaaaaataattttaaagaTTTCCCCTCTGTTCATGATgatttaaatttaattgatgaagaggaaaaaataatacacGAAATTGATTTATTGGATGAGAATTTTAATAGTCaagaagaattaaatatttttagaGAGGTTCCTTATGAACAATATGAAGAGGAAGATATTGAAtggaaaaatatttctcaagaattattatttggAGATGATTCATcaaatgaaaagaaaaagaaaaaaagaaaaaataaagaaacAAATGGAAGTGATAGTGAAAAATTAAGTAATTACGAATTAGACGAAAATGATAATAGTAGTGAGGATAGTGAAGCCAAAAAAAGTGATAGTAATGAAAGTAACgatgatgaaaatgataGTGATGAAAGTAACGttgatgatgatgatgataataatgaagaaatacATGATATGACTGAAcaatatttaataaatttacGAAAAAATGTTTATCTATCAATTATGTCATCATTAAGTTATGAAGAATGTGTtcataaattattaaaattaaatataaaaaaaggatatGAAATAGAAATATGTAATATGTTAATAGATTGTTGTTGTATGGAAAAAACATTTCAAACATTTTATGCTTTACAAGCAGAAAGATTAtgtaaattaaaaaaaatttatcaagaaaattttgaaaaatgttttgataattcatttaataCAGCTCATAGATTAGAAACAGCTAAATTAAGAAACTGCTCAAAATTTTTTGCACATCTTTTATATACTGATGCAATATCATGGagtatttttaaaattattaaattaacAGAAGAAGACACAACTTCATCAACaagaatttttattaaaatcTTGTTACAAGAATTGACAAATAATTTAGGACTACAAACATTCtatcataaaataaatcaCCCAGCTATATCTCCATTTCTTATAGGATTATTTCCTACAGACAATGCACAAAATATAAGATTCTGTATTAACTTCTTTACAGCCATAGGATTAGGCGCCTTAACATCATCATTGAGGAAATTATTGATAACGTAATATCTAGCAATGCAGGTTTAGAAGTTCAGAGAgaaaaatatcatatacaaaagaaaaaaatcaaatcataaacataaacataaacataaacataaacataaacataaacataaaaataaacataaacataaatataaacataaacataaatataaatataaacataaatataaatataaacataaatataaacataaacataaacataaatataaataatattgtaacatatataatgttatatatattatgtaatagttaatttttaatttaattttttttttttttttttttttttttttgattcATAAAacttaataatatatatatatgtataatatttcgtgtattatacatttatatgtcattttatatatcctGTTGATTTTTAgtgttaatatatatatatatatatatatgttttattctttaattttttcacatcatatttgtaatttataaacttttggttttattttttaaaataatcaGAGAAGCAATCTTcatctatatataaatgagaaaataaaaaagaagaataaatatatacacataaatatgtgtgtgtcaatatattaacatattatatattttatattacaaGTAATCCATATTTATAAGCTAATTGTTCGAGGGAAGTATTAATAGAGGAAATTTTTGAGAAGAGCAAttgattttttatttcaattttatttaatcGTTCTAAATATAATTCAGTTTCTATTGAGTATATAGAAATAACATGACATTGTGTAGAAAATATGGCAcgaaataaaatatatatacacatacatataatatatatatacacacatatatatatatatatatatgtatatatctttttatttgCTTACCTGACATATTGTAGCTATTTATGTTATCCTTTAATTTCATAATTTCCTTTATTTGATAACTATAGCTTTTCATAAAATCCATATGagataaaattatatttcttttatattcaaAAGTATTATATACATCTAGAATGTTATTGCTATgaatgtatatataaaattcaTTATCTAAGAAAAAGAATCATAAAGAATGGAAcaacataaaataaaataataataataaataaaaaataaattaattatcataatattatattccCCATTGTAGTCGATGGTTcattttatcatatattattttaattttttttattttttattttttatttttacattgattatatatgtcatttaaaaaatccTTGGATATTTGTTGTAGTATTAATTTAATAGTACACACATGAATAGCTATACTATTTGTGTgtttatgtttttttatgatttctattaattcttctttttttttataaagaTTATCTAAAGTAGGAACagcatatatatatcaacatatatacatgaacatatatatatatatatatatatatatatatatatatatttatatttatatagatGGTACTAACCGATGTTgatattttctatatattctttaatttCATCATAACAATTTTGATGTTCCTCTACTActtcttttttatcatcCTTATCAATTAAAGGATCGTTTACATCCTCATTAATTTCATAGAGCTTTATATCCCCTATGACCTTTTCTATTTTAAACAAGCGATTTTTTAGGTTATCCaaaattttgtttttttcttgaacatttaatttcatatgtaaaaaattaaaagaattacAGGGGGGGAAGAGGAATGTTCGGTTTTatcaaaatgaaaataaccatacatatataaataaatatatatatatatatatatatatgtataagGAATATACTTATTTACTTACACATgtaaacaaataatatatcttttattttaatggacaagaacatatatatatatataaataaaaaaaaaaaaaaaaataatatatatatatatatatatatatatatatatttacacaATAGCTTGTTTGAATATTGTGCtaacaatatatatgattCAGTAAAAGctcatatatatatatatatatatatatatatattttatttataagaataaaaaaaaaaattaaaaaatatattttgttcttattataatatatatatatatatatatataat
This region of Plasmodium gaboni strain SY75 chromosome 12, whole genome shotgun sequence genomic DNA includes:
- a CDS encoding hypothetical protein (conserved Plasmodium protein, unknown function), translating into MKRHISPCLQREIFLCNSQKNNKRCLVLSLNNELQFVLKAYSVQNEEPSFDIQNIKDLLNDQLCYILYNVNNYSSYYHWILILWAPEKNKILIDDIDENKVKKNDFIHIVDKGIYKYNNATNKINKLLYYSFKQKFLDIIFNYYDIPLFEINNFVMLEKCIHDCNNKYYNYKNCCTLLNREKTEPKNDSFDIYNQYSLQRYYLLNIQLRSVNNIIILNDPSLCHDMKRLLEEPNICLNLFYIDIQNYKIISNHLNIDNIEQVHSFIKENKIFYVIYKVLDTYTFFYICNEICANTKQKFLYSFFKPYLVEYLKKIKNIPIFLSIELSKTKHLIRFINADLKKNKSGKFENKHKNDTNNNNKNNS
- a CDS encoding putative cell cycle control protein gives rise to the protein MSSREKDEKKKKHKDHKRNVDNNYNERIRREKKEKFRSSSSYSTDYANKRKRMRTTSSSYDSSLEIRKHKRKKKRRNNSYSSSNSYNSNTDNYSNYKKEKIKNKKDVKDKVASNIKKNNNKTHDESMSSTHSSKDKVKGKKNNKKCYEEYNSISSDKYNKKKKKKESSSSDNSSVYSMKRKKKDKRNGSYEGKNVYIRRSVSSRSVSSDSNKSYSNKSSSNKSSSNKSSSNKSSSNKSSSNKSSSNKSSSNISSSNKSYSHISKYGKKKKKIYDPLKDDEKNEETLEINEDLIEYAKQKISNVTIEDVGKAGGVYIPPFKLERLKNEVTNKKSVLYQKQEWMKLKKKINNIVNKVNIDNISEVCYELFECNLIRGKGLFSRALIHAQLSSPAFTNVFTCLLCIINSKFPNIGLLTIQRIIIHFRRAYQRNDKILCFNTVKFIAHMINQRIIHEIVGLQLCSLLLKNITNDSVQVCTYFLAEVGELYTNICRKGLDIIFDRLKDIIQEGQINIKTQYDIEKLWNYRKNNFKDFPSVHDDLNLIDEEEKIIHEIDLLDENFNSQEELNIFREVPYEQYEEEDIEWKNISQELLFGDDSSNEKKKKKRKNKETNGSDSEKLSNYELDENDNSSEDSEAKKSDSNESNDDENDSDESNVDDDDDNNEEIHDMTEQYLINLRKNVYLSIMSSLSYEECVHKLLKLNIKKGYEIEICNMLIDCCCMEKTFQTFYALQAERLCKLKKIYQENFEKCFDNSFNTAHRLETAKLRNCSKFFAHLLYTDAISWSIFKIIKLTEEDTTSSTRIFIKILLQELTNNLGLQTFYHKINHPAISPFLIGLFPTDNAQNIRFCINFFTAIGLGALTSSLRKLLIT
- a CDS encoding hypothetical protein (conserved Plasmodium protein, unknown function) — its product is MKLNVQEKNKILDNLKNRLFKIEKVIGDIKLYEINEDVNDPLIDKDDKKEVVEEHQNCYDEIKEYIENINIDNLYKKKEELIEIIKKHKHTNSIAIHVCTIKLILQQISKDFLNDIYNQYNEFYIYIHSNNILDVYNTFEYKRNIILSHMDFMKSYSYQIKEIMKLKDNINSYNMSETELYLERLNKIEIKNQLLFSKISSINTSLEQLAYKYGLLMKIASLIILKNKTKSL